From one Misgurnus anguillicaudatus chromosome 2, ASM2758022v2, whole genome shotgun sequence genomic stretch:
- the LOC129453689 gene encoding sterile alpha motif domain-containing protein 3-like — MVNINVYSRFSSNLCRPMGLNPAKRYYANNLGQRQLLDKMAVSLQSLSTEDILQKLNEAGIHVTQDEAQKFRENEVDGETIDCGLTENMVSYLFEGSFKKQAKFNKFVREMKEVVTITLEPVPAENYQDTSSTEINATSGRLPAEFSIPPFSKDLQAKLDNKEPCQKSSKERHKIVRVLHEAMIAHTMYPTNAEYVQVAKALIVKYPFLKDLEGNGYHTWHQSLKRKFKAERAPLVHDDEVRKSKDKFGCKRLRPTEQSSTACHRSNYGEIVVIGEDASSIEGHVNILQIQYSKMRPDTLVVKDRMQRTFAWRRREIRDGMTVEDILKKYPFLKTPSGLCDEVDRMHSSTVSLSQRFREGFTSLVPKVLQLVQKNAPLAKIYKEARDEMLAEDLPDADFRAALILLPHIFKEKAERFVTLGECDADTPYPTIQLVETDWKTAFSKRVQVLVKVDRVEVCRGMGVEEGIIAAFSAYYVFNLAYPPCMKNTLTFLQHAIAKIIEVGGKPLPITVTRIINILC, encoded by the exons ATGGttaatataaatgtgtacagCCGTTTTTCTTCGAATTTGTGTCGTCCAATGGGGTTGAACCCCGCGAAGCGTTACTACGCAAACAATTTGGGACAACGACAGTTACTCGACAAAATGGCGGTATCACTTCAGTCACTATCGACGGAGGATATTCTACAAAAATTAAACGAAGCTGGAATTCATGTCACCCAAGACGAAGCACAGAAATTCAGAG AGAATGAGGTTGATGGTGAAACAATAGATTGTGGCCTTACAGAAAACATGGTTTCATACTTATTTGAAGGCTCCTTTAAAAAACAAGCTAAGTTTAACAAATTTGTACGTGAGATGAAGGAGGTGGTGACAATAACTTTAGAGCCAGTGCCAGCAGAGAACTATCAAGACACTTCATCTACTGAAAT AAATGCAACAAGTGGTCGACTGCCTGCTGAGTTTTCGATTCCACCCTTTTCTAAAGATCTTCAGGCTAAGCTTGATAACAAAGAACCATGCCAGAAATCATCCAAGGAGAGACACAAAATCGTTAGAGTTCTCCATGAAGCCATGATAGCACACACAAT GTATCCAACCAATGCAGAATATGTGCAGGTGGCGAAAGCACTTATTGTGAAATACCCTTTCCTAAAGGATCTTGAAGGGAATGGCTAT CACACTTGGCACCAATCCCTCAAACGGAAATTTAAAGCTGAGCGTGCACCTCTGGTCCATGATGACGAGGTAAGAAAAAGTAAGGACAAGTTTGGGTGCAAAAGACTGAGGCCCACTGAACAATCTTCAACAGCGTGTCACAGATCTAATTATGGG GAGATTGTTGTCATTGGTGAGGATGCATCCTCTATTGAGGGTCATGTAAATATCCTGCAAATCCAGTACAGCAAGATGCGACCAGACACCTTGGTGGTCAAAGACCGAATGCAGCGAACTTTTGCATGGCGAAGAAGGGAGATAAGAGATGGAATGACTGTGGAGGATATACTTAAGAAATACCCTTTCCTAAAAACACCATCTGGG TTGTGTGATGAGGTTGACAGAATGCATTCATCAACTGTCAGCTTAAGCCAGCGCTTCAGGGAGGGGTTTACCAGTCTTGTGCCAAAGGTGCTTCAGCTTGTTCAAAAAAATGCTCCACTTGCCAAAATCTACAAAGAAGCAAGAGATGAGATGCTTGCAGAAGATCTACCAG ATGCTGACTTTCGTGCTGCACTGATTCTGCTGCCTCACATCTTTAAAGAGAAAGCAGAGAGATTTGTCACACTGGGAGAG TGTGATGCTGATACTCCATACCCAACTATACAGTTGGTTGAAACTGACTGGAAAACAGCTTTCTCCAAAAGGGTTCAAGTTCTTGTCAAAGTGGATCGAGTGGAGGTGTGCCGGGGAATGGGAGTTGAAGAAGGGATAATTGCAGCCTTCAGTGCTTACTATGTTTTCAACTTGGCTTATCCACCCTGCATGAAGAATACACTGACTTTCTTGCAGCATGCCATAGCCAAGATCATTGAGGTGGGTGGCAAGCCCCTTCCAATAACTGTCACCCGAATAATCAATATCCTGTGCTGA